ACTCAACGCTGGGCTACAAAAGCCCGGCTGAATACGAAGCGGCCTATTTTAAACTTGCAGCCTAACCCGGTGTCCACTAAGCCGGGGGAAGGCCATATCGCTTTTCTGGTGGCATAGTGACGCCCAGGCATTTGGCGAATGAGGATTAGCGTGGGCGAGGTCCTGAAGGGAAGATTGTCGTGAACGGTAGGGTTGCCTATCCTGCCGAAAGTCTAGTCGCGTGGCTTGAGTCTCGTGCGCGAGGCAGGTGAGCTGATAGGTGATTACGTATTGATGTTGTCGGCCCAGGGACATAGCCCTGGGCTTTTTTGATTTGAGGTGCAGGGGGGTGTAAGCGGCTTTGTTGAGGGCCTCTGGTTAATTGTGGGCCATCACGACCTGCCAGCCCTTGATCTCTGCGTACATGCGGGCGCGGGCCTCGTGGCTCTTTGGGGATTCGCCACGGGCCTGATTTTCGGTTTCGGTTGCGACTCTGATCCAGATGCCGACGTTCACAGGGTGCGCAGGCTTCCCCGTTCTGGATCTCCTGCACGACAAACGGTGGTTGATTTTCCAGCCTGAAAAATTTTTAGGTTCTGTCAAACGTCAATGGGCTCAACAGGTTGGCTACACTGGTAGGCCGGCTGGCAGCCCGGCCATGGGAAGTGCAAGCCGCCAAGCTGGTCGGTGACATCCTCAAAGTGGACTCGTCTTGCTGCTTAGCGGCCAGTCAATGTGATGCTCGGCCGGTATTGGTCGCCGTCGACTCGGAGAAATTCCGCCGGTTCGGCATCTGGCGGGTGTCGGCGATCACTCTCGACCGGGGCGAAAAAGAGCCATTGACGGTCCATGGCGACATGAGTCTGGCCTATGCCATGAAGCAGTTTGCCGGTGCGGAGGAGAAGGCGAGGTGAACTTTGAATCACTAGAAGTGAATTTGTGGGAATGCAACCCCGCCAGCCTGTCCTAAAGATGGGGCCATCTCGCTCCGACTGCTTTCCTTCGCCCTCAACTGATGTCTGTGCGATTAATTCTGTCTTCTTAATTCTCGACAGGGGGTTCGTTAAGAAGTTAAACAGCGTGTTGTGAAATTGAACACAATTGTTTTGCCTGGGCAAAATATAAACCTGTCATAGTTTGTTGAAGGCCGTAAATATTCATAAAAATCAAATAGTTAAATCGTACCATCTGGGATGGCATGTAAGTTGCTGCCCTCTTTCGATGGGGGGTTGGCAAACATTGTTTTTAAAATGAACGAAGCATTAAGGGCGACAGCCCCATAGTCTGTCTTGTTTTATTGTTGCTTTCTAATGGAGAGATAGTCGTGCAAATCATTCGTAGTTTCTTGTTTGCGCCTGGTAGCAACTCCAAGCTAATGCAGAAAGCTCTTACCGTCGGGGCCGATGCAATTATTTTCGATCTCGAAGATGCTGTGGCCGTTTCTGAAAAAGAGAAAGCCCGAGCCCTTGCAGCCGAGATAGTTGGCAGGGGAGAACATCAATGTCTGACATACATAAGAATCAACAGCTGGGATACGTCATGGGCGAAGGCGGACCTGGCTGCTGCAATAAATGCTGGTGTTGGCGGCATAATGTTGCCCAAAGCAGAAGATCCAGCGGTAGTCAAAGCAGTTGCGGGGCTCTTGCCGCCGAATGTTGACTTCATTCCTCTGGTGGAAACAGCAAAAGGTATTTTGAATGCTTATGCCATTGCTGACTGCAGTGACAGGGTGTCCCGTCTGGCCTTTGGTGCTATTGATTTCACTCTGGATATTGGTGCTGACTACTCAAAAACTGGGACGGAATTACTTTATGCACGTTCTCAGTTGGTTGTTGCTTCACGAGCTGCTGGCTTGCTCCCTCCGGTAGATACAGTATTTCCTGACTTGGCAGATTCGGCTGGACTCGAAACTGAATTGAATCGAGTTAAGCAGTTGGGAATGTTTGGCAAATTGGCCATTCATCCAAAGCAGATCTCGCCAATCAATCAATTGTTTACTCCAAGTGCAGAGGAAATCGAGGACGCCATCCAGGTAATAAAGGCATTTGAGGAAGCACAAAATAAAGGTGTCGCATCAATAGAAATTAACGGCAAATTCGTTGATTATCCGGTTGTTGCCAAGGCAAAGAGGTTAATTGAACTGTCGAAATTAAAAAGAGCTGAGCGAGTCGACTGAGGATTTTGATCGAATCTATCATCAGTGCAATAGACAATAATATTGGAGGTGTCAGCAATGATTGAGTGCAATGGATGTGTAGCTTGCAAATGTTACCAGGGCCATGACTGTAGTAAAAAAAACGATTTTTCTGAGATAAATATTAAGTCTAGGACGATTTTTGACGAGCCTAATATTATTAAAATACTCAAAACTGCTGCTGAAATAGAAGCTCGGCATTATATGCAATGGAACAGATTGGAAGAGCTGATTGGATTTTGTCAGCAAATGGAATACAAAAAGGTGGGAATTGCCATGTGTGTTGGGTTGGCTAGAGAGGCAAAAACCCTGGTAAAGGTACTCTCTCAATATTTCAATGTCTTTTCAATCTGCTGTAAGAACAGTGGGATCAGTAAAGACGATTATGGCATGCCACACATTAAGCAGGATCGCTATGAGGCAACCTGTAATCCGATTGGGCAGGCGCTCATCCTTAACAAAAACCAGACAGATATCAATATCATTCTTGGCCTTTGTATTGGCCACGATATGCTTTTTACAAAATACTCAGATGCGCCTGTAACAACATTTGCGGTCAAGGATAGAGTTTTGGCTCATAACCCATTGGCAGCCTTGTATTCGGGATACTGTTTAAAAAAGCTTCAAGCAAGCTCAGCAGTCTCCAACTAGTTTTGTGCGTCTCTTTGAAATAAAGAAGTTGCTGAAGATTCATTGGGAATTGCCAGGCATGTGTCATGGACCGGGGGAC
This portion of the Geothermobacter ehrlichii genome encodes:
- a CDS encoding DUF1847 domain-containing protein, whose protein sequence is MIECNGCVACKCYQGHDCSKKNDFSEINIKSRTIFDEPNIIKILKTAAEIEARHYMQWNRLEELIGFCQQMEYKKVGIAMCVGLAREAKTLVKVLSQYFNVFSICCKNSGISKDDYGMPHIKQDRYEATCNPIGQALILNKNQTDINIILGLCIGHDMLFTKYSDAPVTTFAVKDRVLAHNPLAALYSGYCLKKLQASSAVSN
- a CDS encoding HpcH/HpaI aldolase/citrate lyase family protein, which produces MQIIRSFLFAPGSNSKLMQKALTVGADAIIFDLEDAVAVSEKEKARALAAEIVGRGEHQCLTYIRINSWDTSWAKADLAAAINAGVGGIMLPKAEDPAVVKAVAGLLPPNVDFIPLVETAKGILNAYAIADCSDRVSRLAFGAIDFTLDIGADYSKTGTELLYARSQLVVASRAAGLLPPVDTVFPDLADSAGLETELNRVKQLGMFGKLAIHPKQISPINQLFTPSAEEIEDAIQVIKAFEEAQNKGVASIEINGKFVDYPVVAKAKRLIELSKLKRAERVD